One Malania oleifera isolate guangnan ecotype guangnan chromosome 9, ASM2987363v1, whole genome shotgun sequence DNA segment encodes these proteins:
- the LOC131163543 gene encoding putative germin-like protein 2-2, producing MAVRVFLLGLFLVISSSSTLASEFPSRYKTICVKPDINSTVVLVNGFPCKNISEVQANDFFSSGLNPPKTFNRYGSSLAWATVTEIPGLNTLGVSMVLAIFEAGGIFPPHTNQADELVFVLEGTIEVGIITPYPDNRLISKVLNQGELFGIPTGPVHYQINQGTTNAAILVALSSQDVAPVMLAETMFGSNLKLETDLLAKAFHVDKRIITQIVSKF from the exons ATGGCTGTTCGCGTCTTCTTGTTAGGATTGTTCTTAGTCATTTCCTCCTCTTCAACCTTGGCATCTGAATTTCCAAGTCGTTATAAGACCATCTGTGTCAAGCCAGACATAAATAGCACAG TGGTGCTGGTAAATGGTTTCCCATGCAAGAACATTAGCGAGGTTCAAGCTAACGACTTCTTCTCAAGCGGACTCAATCCACCAAAGACATTCAATCGATATGGATCATCATTGGCGTGGGCGACTGTGACCGAAATCCCTGGACTCAACACTCTCGGCGTCTCAATGGTGCTTGCCATCTTTGAGGCAGGGGGCATCTTCCCTCCCCACACAAACCAGGCAGACGAGCTAGTGTTTGTCCTGGAAGGAACCATTGAAGTGGGCATTATTACACCCTATCCCGATAACCGTCTCATCTCGAAAGTGCTTAATCAGGGTGAGTTGTTTGGAATTCCGACCGGTCCCGTCCACTACCAAATAAATCAAGGAACCACAAATGCCGCTATCCTAGTTGCTCTTAGTAGCCAAGACGTTGCACCCGTCATGCTTGCAGAAACCATGTTTGGGTCCAACTTAAAACTCGAGACGGATCTTCTTGCAAAAGCTTTCCATGTGGATAAAAGAATTATTACTCAAATTGTATCCAAGTTCTAG